A stretch of Ciconia boyciana chromosome 18, ASM3463844v1, whole genome shotgun sequence DNA encodes these proteins:
- the ASS1 gene encoding argininosuccinate synthase, translated as MAQPKGMVVLAYSGGLDTSCILVWLKEQGYDVVAYLANIGQKEDFEAARKKALALGAKKVYIEDISREFVEEFIWPAVQANALYEDRYLLGTALARPCIARKLVEIAQREGAQFVAHGATGKGNDQVRFELTCYALCPKIKVLAPWRLPEFYQRFPGRRELMDYAKKHGIPVPVTPQTPWSMDENLMHISYEAGILENPKNQAPPGLYTKTRDPATSPDTPDVLEIEFERGVPVKVTNAGDGATHCSALELFVYLNDIAGKHGVGRIDIVENRFIGMKSRGIYETPAGTILYHAHLDIEAFTMDREVRKIKQGLALKFSELVYNGFWHSPECEFLRQCIGRSQEVVVGTVRLSVFKGQVYVLGRESPRSLYNEELVSMNVQGDYEPADATGFININSLRLKEYHRLQSKVTVKQDE; from the exons ATGGCTCAGCCCAAGGGCATGGTGGTCCTTGCCTACAGCGGGGGCCTCGACACCTCCTGCATCCTGGTGTGGCTGAAGGAGCAGGGCTACGACGTTGTCGCCTACCTG GCCAACATCGGGCAGAAGGAAGATTTTGAGGCAGCACGAAAGAAAGCGCTGGCACTGGGGGCCAAGAAG GTTTACATTGAGGACATCAGCAGGGAGTTTGTGGAGGAGTTCATCTGGCCAGCGGTGCAGGCCAACGCTCTCTATGAGGACCGGTACCTGCTGGGCACGGCACTGGCACGGCCCTGCATCGCCCGCAAGCTGGTGGAGATCGCCCAGAGGGAGGGAGCCCAGTTCGTCGCCCACGGGGCCACCGGCAAG GGCAACGACCAGGTTCGGTTCGAGCTCACCTGCTACGCCCTGTGTCCTAAGATCAAG GTCCTCGCGCCGTGGAGGCTGCCCGAGTTTTACCAGCGCTTCCCCGGGCGCCGCGAGCTGATGGACTATGCCAAG aaaCATGGGATCCCGGTGCCTGTGACGCCCCAGACGCCCTGGAGCATGGATGAAAACCTCATGCACATCAG CTACGAAGCCGGGATCCTGGAGAACCCCAAG aATCAGGCCCCCCCTGGGCTCTACACGAAGACCCGCGATCCGGCCACCTCTCCCGACACCCCGGACGTGCTGGAGATCGAGTTTGAGCGGG GTGTCCCCGTGAAGGTCACCAACGCCGGGGACGGAGCCACTCATTGCTCGGCGCTGGAGCTCTTCGTGTACCTGAACGACATCGC GGGCAAGCACGGCGTCGGGCGCATCGACATCGTGGAGAACCGCTTCATTGGGATGAAGTCCAGAG GTATCTATGAGACCCCAGCGGGAACGATCCTATACCATGCGCATTTAGATATCGAGGCCTTCACTATGGACCGGGAAGTACGGAAAATCAAGCAGGGGCTCGCCTTGAAATTCTCCGAGCTGGTGTACAACG gcttCTGGCACAGCCCCGAGTGCGAGTTCCTCCGGCAGTGCATCGGGCGATCgcaggaggtggtggtgggcaCCGTGCGCCTCTCCGTCTTCAAGGGCCAGGTCTACGTCCTGGGCAGGGAGTCACCGCGGTCGCTGTACAACGAGGAGCTGGTGAG CATGAACGTGCAAGGGGACTACGAGCCCGCCGACGCCACCGGCTTCATCAACATCAACTCGCTGAG GCTGAAGGAATATCATCGTCTCCAGAGCAAGGTCACCGTAAAGCAGGATGAATAG